TGGAAGTTCCGCATGATCCGCGATGACGATGGACATTTCACCAAGACCATGGGCTTTGCCTCAGAAACCGATAAGGGTCTTTCCTTGATGCCCGGCTTCTCAACATTCCATCGGAATGATGATGACGGCAGCATCACTCGTGTTGCATATGACTTCTTCGGTCCGGGCGACACCTACATGCCCATCTTCCCGATGTTCGAGCTTCTACACGATGGCGGATCCAACTGGGCACCACAATATTCGTATCAGCAGCCGATCACCATCACCCTCCCAGAAGGACATTGATATGGAACGCAACGCCATCAATTGGTTTGAGATCCCGAGTACCGACTTCGATCGAGCAACAACATTCTATGGTGCCGTCTTTGAAACTTCATTGCCGGTGATGGAAATGCCCATTCCTGGCGGAGACCCGCTGAAGATGGCAATGCTTCCGGCAGATGAGGGCAAGGTAGGCGGGGCCGTTGTTTACCTCAAGGATCATCGTCCAGGAACACAAGGCCCCCTACTCTATCTCAATGCAAATCCGGACCTGCAAGCGTATCTCGATCGTGCAGTAGCTGCCGGCGCAACACTTCTCGTTCCGAAAACAGAGATCGGGAATGGCTACGGTTTTATGGCAGTCTTCCTCGATAGCGAAGGCAATCACATGGCATTCCATTCTAACGCGTGATCGTCATGCTGAGCAAAGAGTACTTCGCGTTCTTTTCGCAACTCGAGAAGAACAACACAAAAGAATGGTTCGATGCGAATCGAAGCACGTATGAACAATACGTGAAGGCACCGTTCAAGAACCTTG
This region of Ignavibacteria bacterium genomic DNA includes:
- a CDS encoding VOC family protein, with translation MERNAINWFEIPSTDFDRATTFYGAVFETSLPVMEMPIPGGDPLKMAMLPADEGKVGGAVVYLKDHRPGTQGPLLYLNANPDLQAYLDRAVAAGATLLVPKTEIGNGYGFMAVFLDSEGNHMAFHSNA